The following coding sequences lie in one Brevibacterium marinum genomic window:
- the dop gene encoding depupylase/deamidase Dop, with the protein MLSVHRVMGSETEFGLSQPGNPGANPMRDSARVVDAYAGPRGLKSSQNFWDFATESPLADARGFFMNVADADISQLTHMPQESVETQYLANVVTENGARYYVDHAHPEYSSPEVLTPRDLVTYDRAGDLVALASVRSLEASDEPVNLYKNNTDSKGASYGTHENYLVDRSVEFDALVSGLIPFFVTRQILCGAGRVGIGREAETAGFQISSRADFFEAEVGLETTLRRPIVNTRDEPHADPAKYRRLHVIIGDATMAEPATLVRFGSTSLVLGLIEAGLAPRIELADPLQSLWDVSHDLSLSTKLPLSDGTSMTALEILDMYHVACLEHAGDDPDTREVLGEWKRLLNGLATDPRSLADSIDWVAKWVLLEGYRQKENIEWDHPKLALVDVQYHDVRPEKGLFHKLEKAGRIRRTTTDEEVAAAVRSAPDGTRAYLRSLAVTRFSDSLVAASWDSLVLDAGEYGIVRLPMGEPLKGNRELLETRLADVHDAEALLRALGVDRLTAKNEKEV; encoded by the coding sequence ATGCTCAGTGTCCACCGTGTGATGGGGTCCGAGACCGAGTTCGGACTCAGCCAGCCGGGCAACCCGGGGGCGAACCCGATGCGTGACTCGGCGCGTGTCGTCGATGCCTATGCGGGGCCGCGGGGGTTGAAGTCGTCTCAGAACTTCTGGGACTTCGCCACCGAGTCACCGCTGGCCGATGCGCGCGGCTTCTTCATGAATGTCGCCGATGCCGACATCTCGCAGCTGACGCACATGCCGCAGGAGTCCGTCGAAACGCAGTATCTGGCCAATGTCGTGACTGAGAACGGGGCCCGCTACTACGTCGATCATGCACACCCGGAGTACTCCTCACCGGAGGTGCTGACTCCGCGTGACCTCGTGACCTACGACCGAGCGGGAGACCTCGTGGCTCTGGCCTCGGTCCGCAGCCTCGAAGCCTCGGACGAACCGGTCAACCTGTACAAGAACAACACCGATTCGAAGGGGGCGTCCTACGGCACCCACGAGAACTACCTCGTCGACCGTTCGGTGGAGTTCGACGCCCTCGTTTCGGGGCTGATCCCGTTCTTCGTCACCCGTCAGATCCTCTGCGGGGCCGGTCGGGTGGGAATCGGGCGCGAGGCCGAGACCGCGGGCTTCCAGATCTCTTCGCGTGCGGACTTCTTCGAAGCCGAGGTGGGCCTCGAGACCACTCTGCGCCGACCGATCGTCAACACCCGCGACGAACCCCATGCCGATCCCGCGAAATATCGCAGACTGCATGTCATCATCGGCGACGCGACGATGGCCGAACCGGCCACACTGGTCCGCTTCGGCTCGACTTCCCTGGTCCTCGGCCTCATCGAAGCCGGACTGGCCCCCAGGATCGAGCTCGCCGACCCGCTGCAGTCGCTGTGGGACGTCAGCCATGACCTCAGTCTGAGCACGAAGCTGCCTCTGTCCGACGGCACCTCGATGACGGCTCTCGAGATCCTGGACATGTATCACGTCGCCTGCCTCGAACACGCAGGCGACGACCCGGACACTCGCGAGGTCCTCGGCGAATGGAAGCGGCTCCTCAACGGCTTGGCCACCGATCCCCGCAGTCTTGCCGACTCGATCGACTGGGTCGCCAAATGGGTCCTGCTCGAAGGCTACCGGCAGAAGGAGAACATCGAGTGGGACCACCCGAAGCTTGCCCTGGTCGACGTCCAGTACCACGATGTGAGGCCGGAGAAGGGGCTGTTCCACAAGCTGGAGAAGGCCGGACGGATCCGGAGGACGACCACCGACGAAGAGGTCGCCGCGGCTGTGCGCAGCGCACCCGACGGAACCCGCGCCTACCTGCGGTCCTTGGCCGTGACCCGATTCTCGGACTCGCTGGTGGCAGCGAGTTGGGACTCGCTGGTCCTCGACGCGGGGGAGTACGGGATCGTGCGTCTGCCGATGGGCGAACCTCTCAAGGGCAATCGCGAACTCCTCGAAACCAGACTGGCCGATGTGCACGACGCGGAAGCGCTGCTGCGTGCGCTCGGAGTGGATAGACTGACAGCGAAGAACGAGAAAGAGGTGTGA
- the arc gene encoding proteasome ATPase: MDAAGSHRGSRRCTSRQGKEAATRDARGGKAFGPKGGSMTETTTEVKRLREDTASLRQQLFSAGKRNEALSKTLRTARDELNRIKEEARRLTEPPNNWGTLVALSENGVTADVIVGGRRMRVAVGPEVEPAQLRAGTDILLSEGLVIIGTGSFPPVGSVVNVREFVDDTRILVGAPGDDEQVFVLGEDLIDAGLRVGDAVVVDTRTHYALQVVEKPEVSSLLLEEVPDITYSDIGGLADQIGQIKDAVELPFEHPELYTEHGLKPPKGILLYGPPGCGKTLIAKAVANSLADRTGAGQSRKTYFLNIKGPELLDKYVGETERQLRLIFARAREKASAGFPVVVFFDEMESLFRTRGTGKSSDVETTIVPQLLTEIDGVEKLDNVIVIGASNREDLIDPAILRPGRLDVKIRIERPDVAAARDIYEKYLTDELPLHASVLSGHETSAEAVSALISFCVDRMYAQSPENEFVEVTYADGSQEVLHFSDFASGAMIHNIVDRAKKAAIKSLLETGERGLHPEHFEEAIAEEFSEHEDLPNTTNPDEWARISGRKGERVTHLRMMHLDTTRGAPAVPLETDIVEVSPDSDLV; the protein is encoded by the coding sequence ATGGACGCAGCCGGAAGTCACCGAGGAAGCCGTCGGTGCACGAGTCGCCAAGGGAAAGAAGCTGCGACGCGTGATGCGCGAGGCGGGAAAGCGTTTGGACCAAAAGGAGGATCAATGACCGAAACCACGACCGAAGTCAAACGACTGCGCGAGGACACGGCGTCATTGCGCCAACAGCTCTTCAGCGCCGGCAAACGCAACGAGGCCCTCTCGAAGACCCTCCGCACGGCGCGAGACGAGCTGAACCGGATCAAGGAAGAGGCCCGCCGCCTCACCGAGCCGCCCAACAACTGGGGCACCCTCGTGGCGCTGAGCGAGAACGGAGTGACCGCGGACGTCATCGTCGGCGGACGCAGAATGCGTGTGGCGGTCGGACCCGAGGTGGAACCGGCGCAGTTGCGAGCGGGAACGGACATCCTTCTCTCGGAGGGCCTGGTCATCATCGGGACCGGCTCCTTCCCCCCGGTCGGCTCCGTGGTCAACGTACGCGAATTCGTCGACGACACAAGGATCCTCGTCGGTGCTCCCGGAGACGACGAACAGGTCTTCGTCCTCGGCGAGGACCTCATCGATGCGGGTCTTCGCGTCGGTGATGCCGTGGTCGTCGACACGCGCACTCACTATGCCCTCCAGGTGGTGGAGAAGCCCGAAGTCTCCTCACTGCTGCTCGAAGAGGTCCCGGACATCACCTACTCCGACATCGGAGGCCTGGCCGATCAGATCGGTCAGATCAAGGATGCCGTGGAGCTGCCCTTCGAACATCCGGAGCTCTACACCGAGCACGGACTCAAACCGCCGAAGGGCATTCTGCTCTACGGTCCTCCCGGCTGCGGCAAGACCCTGATCGCGAAGGCCGTGGCCAACTCACTGGCCGACCGGACGGGTGCCGGGCAGTCCCGGAAGACGTACTTCCTCAACATCAAGGGCCCCGAGCTGCTCGACAAGTACGTCGGAGAGACCGAACGCCAGCTCCGTCTCATCTTCGCTCGCGCCAGGGAGAAGGCCTCGGCCGGTTTCCCCGTCGTCGTCTTCTTCGACGAGATGGAATCCCTCTTCCGCACTCGCGGCACCGGCAAGTCCTCCGATGTGGAGACGACCATCGTGCCGCAGCTGCTGACCGAGATCGATGGGGTCGAAAAGCTCGACAACGTCATCGTCATCGGTGCCTCGAACCGTGAGGATCTCATCGACCCGGCGATCCTGCGGCCCGGCCGTCTCGATGTCAAGATCCGCATAGAACGTCCCGACGTCGCTGCAGCCCGCGACATCTACGAGAAGTACCTCACCGACGAGCTGCCGCTGCATGCGAGCGTGCTGTCCGGTCACGAGACCTCCGCCGAGGCGGTCTCGGCTCTGATCTCGTTCTGCGTCGATCGCATGTACGCACAGTCACCGGAGAACGAGTTCGTCGAGGTGACCTATGCCGACGGGTCGCAGGAGGTCCTCCACTTCTCGGACTTCGCCTCCGGGGCCATGATCCACAACATCGTCGACCGGGCGAAGAAGGCCGCGATCAAATCGCTGCTCGAGACCGGTGAGCGTGGCCTGCATCCGGAGCACTTCGAAGAGGCCATCGCGGAGGAATTCAGCGAACACGAGGACCTGCCCAACACAACGAATCCCGATGAGTGGGCGCGGATCTCCGGCCGCAAGGGCGAACGGGTCACCCACCTGCGGATGATGCACCTGGACACGACCCGTGGTGCACCTGCGGTGCCGCTGGAGACCGACATCGTCGAGGTGTCCCCGGACTCCGATCTGGTCTGA
- a CDS encoding ubiquitin-like protein Pup: protein MSSQEQVNKDHSAGGGEPPAGPPEAVQGQVNTQNVDSILDEIDGVLESNAEEFVRNFVQKGGQ, encoded by the coding sequence ATGAGTTCCCAGGAGCAGGTGAACAAGGACCACTCGGCCGGCGGCGGAGAGCCACCGGCTGGCCCGCCCGAGGCTGTGCAGGGTCAGGTCAACACGCAGAACGTCGACTCGATCCTCGACGAGATCGACGGCGTGCTGGAATCGAACGCGGAGGAGTTCGTGCGCAACTTCGTCCAGAAGGGCGGCCAATGA
- a CDS encoding DUF3054 family protein, whose translation MAAKKSHLPIALIVDLILVVLFTIIGHYTHSHNLDPQGLLTTAWPFLAGLVLAWLLSAVWDRPIAPLATGAGVWAITILLGLVIRGATGAGGDPGVVPVSFMIVATSFNLITLLGWRIIATAVTGGGTGTRRRRRH comes from the coding sequence GTGGCTGCGAAGAAATCTCATCTCCCGATCGCGTTGATCGTCGACCTCATCCTGGTCGTTCTATTCACCATCATCGGTCATTACACACATTCTCATAATCTCGACCCTCAGGGGCTCCTGACCACAGCGTGGCCGTTCCTGGCCGGACTCGTCCTGGCCTGGCTGCTCTCAGCGGTCTGGGACCGTCCGATCGCTCCGCTGGCCACGGGAGCCGGCGTCTGGGCGATCACGATCCTGCTCGGGCTCGTCATCCGCGGCGCCACCGGTGCCGGTGGCGACCCTGGTGTGGTTCCCGTGAGCTTCATGATCGTAGCCACGAGCTTCAATCTCATCACCCTGCTCGGCTGGCGGATCATCGCCACGGCCGTGACCGGTGGCGGAACCGGCACTCGGCGTCGCCGCCGCCACTGA
- a CDS encoding tRNA (adenine-N1)-methyltransferase: MTEASHTEPRRALKTGEKIQLTDPKGRMHTIVLAPGELFHTHKGLIEHDDIIGRTEGIIVTNTGGIDFQIFRPRYEDFVLSMPRGAAVVYPKDSGLIVTLGDIFPGAVVVEAGVGSGALSMALLRAVGPTGGVHSFELREEFAHIAAGNIADFFDGRPDNWSVTVGDLCDELPAAHEPGTVDRVVLDMLTPWNTLEAVTEALAPGGAVIAYVATVPQLSRFVEALRATRCFSEPQSMEAMIRGWHVDGLAVRPDHRMIAHTGFLVMARRMAPGVAPLEKKRRPQGSPAASEDVDAWTQPEVTEEAVGARVAKGKKLRRVMREAGKRLDQKEDQ, from the coding sequence ATGACTGAGGCAAGCCATACCGAACCCCGCCGGGCTCTGAAGACCGGCGAGAAGATCCAGCTCACCGATCCCAAGGGCCGAATGCACACCATTGTGCTCGCTCCCGGAGAGCTGTTCCACACGCATAAGGGACTCATCGAGCACGACGACATCATCGGCCGGACCGAGGGCATCATCGTGACGAACACCGGAGGCATCGACTTCCAGATCTTCCGTCCACGGTATGAGGACTTCGTCCTGTCGATGCCGCGCGGTGCCGCCGTCGTCTACCCCAAGGACTCCGGGCTCATCGTCACCCTCGGCGACATCTTCCCCGGGGCGGTGGTCGTCGAGGCCGGGGTCGGGTCCGGGGCGCTGTCCATGGCGCTGCTGCGCGCCGTCGGCCCCACAGGCGGCGTCCATTCCTTCGAACTCCGGGAGGAGTTCGCCCACATCGCCGCCGGCAACATCGCCGACTTCTTCGACGGCCGCCCGGACAACTGGTCCGTGACCGTCGGGGATCTCTGCGACGAGCTTCCGGCCGCCCACGAGCCCGGCACCGTCGACCGCGTCGTCCTGGATATGCTCACCCCCTGGAACACCCTCGAGGCGGTGACCGAGGCACTGGCCCCCGGGGGAGCGGTCATCGCCTATGTCGCGACCGTCCCGCAGCTCTCACGCTTCGTCGAGGCGCTTCGAGCCACCCGGTGCTTCAGCGAACCGCAGTCGATGGAGGCCATGATCCGCGGCTGGCACGTCGACGGACTCGCCGTGCGACCGGACCACCGGATGATCGCGCACACGGGCTTCCTGGTCATGGCACGCCGTATGGCACCCGGAGTGGCACCCCTGGAGAAGAAGCGACGGCCCCAGGGCTCCCCGGCCGCGAGCGAAGACGTGGACGCATGGACGCAGCCGGAAGTCACCGAGGAAGCCGTCGGTGCACGAGTCGCCAAGGGAAAGAAGCTGCGACGCGTGATGCGCGAGGCGGGAAAGCGTTTGGACCAAAAGGAGGATCAATGA
- the pafA gene encoding Pup--protein ligase, which produces MARIYGLETEYGLAHSAGAGDRRIGPEEIARYLFRPIVEWGRSSNVFLPNGSRLYLDVGSHPEYATAECDNLTDLLVQDRAGESLMIDLLDQAQASIEDDGLGGRIHMVKNNTDAAGNSYGSHENFLIRRNLDFNRLTTVLLPFLVSRQLLVGAGAIIPAQSSIQPDAEVNRSEMMFGLSGRSDVMWEGLSSATTRSRPIINARDEPHADAEKYRRLHVIVGDSSMSTATSALKIGSAVLILDLIEQGARIPEHGLRHPVRDIRLVARDLTGSVPLERTDGTTITPLNLLTDYRDRAQRLVENGDHSLGDDGMAEYVIDLWSRMLEAVSAQDFSTVDHEIDWVMKKALVDRAMARGIDDVTDPRISRLDIAYHDITPSTGLFPKLERSGMAKNLVSGEARERAKDIPPATTRAAVRGEFVRAAHEARRDYTVDWVHLRLNDESGRAVALKNPFEPTHPQAQALISGL; this is translated from the coding sequence ATGGCCAGGATCTACGGACTCGAGACCGAATACGGACTCGCTCATTCGGCCGGCGCGGGCGACCGCCGCATCGGCCCGGAGGAGATCGCCAGATATCTGTTCCGGCCCATCGTCGAATGGGGACGCTCATCGAACGTGTTCCTGCCCAACGGCTCCCGTCTCTACCTCGACGTCGGGTCCCACCCCGAGTACGCCACCGCCGAATGCGACAACCTGACGGACCTGCTCGTTCAGGACCGCGCCGGCGAATCCCTGATGATCGACCTGCTGGATCAGGCACAGGCGAGCATCGAGGACGACGGCCTCGGCGGTCGCATCCACATGGTCAAGAACAATACGGATGCGGCGGGGAACTCCTACGGCTCCCACGAGAACTTCCTGATCCGCCGCAACCTCGACTTCAACCGCCTGACGACGGTGCTGCTGCCGTTCCTCGTCTCCCGCCAGCTGCTCGTCGGCGCCGGTGCCATCATCCCCGCGCAGTCCTCGATCCAGCCGGACGCGGAGGTCAACCGGTCAGAGATGATGTTCGGACTCTCGGGCCGCTCCGATGTGATGTGGGAGGGACTGTCCTCGGCCACGACACGATCACGTCCGATCATCAACGCCCGTGACGAACCGCACGCCGACGCGGAGAAGTACCGCCGCCTCCACGTCATCGTCGGTGACTCCTCGATGTCGACGGCCACCTCGGCGCTCAAGATCGGCTCCGCCGTCCTCATCCTCGATCTCATCGAACAGGGCGCACGTATCCCTGAACACGGACTGCGGCACCCGGTCCGCGACATCCGCCTCGTCGCCAGGGATCTCACCGGATCGGTGCCGCTCGAACGCACGGACGGGACGACGATCACGCCGCTGAACCTGCTCACCGACTACCGCGACCGCGCTCAGCGCCTCGTGGAGAACGGCGACCACAGCCTCGGCGACGATGGGATGGCCGAATACGTCATCGACCTGTGGTCCCGGATGCTCGAGGCCGTCTCGGCTCAGGACTTCTCGACCGTCGACCACGAGATCGACTGGGTGATGAAGAAGGCCCTCGTCGACCGGGCGATGGCGCGCGGCATCGACGATGTCACCGATCCGCGGATCTCTCGGCTCGACATCGCCTACCACGACATCACCCCGAGCACGGGCCTGTTCCCCAAATTGGAGCGGTCGGGGATGGCCAAGAACCTGGTCTCGGGCGAAGCCCGCGAACGTGCCAAGGACATCCCACCGGCGACGACCCGAGCGGCTGTGCGCGGTGAATTCGTCCGAGCCGCGCACGAGGCACGTCGTGACTACACGGTCGACTGGGTGCATCTGCGGCTCAACGACGAATCCGGTCGGGCCGTGGCGCTGAAGAACCCCTTCGAACCGACGCACCCGCAGGCGCAGGCACTCATCTCCGGCCTGTAA
- a CDS encoding HAD family hydrolase: protein MTNPAAVLWDMDGTLVDTEPYWIRAETELMNAHGIEWSEEQGLEFVGNDLLTSAAMMQDAGLDLPAGVIVETLLNEVVTQITESVPFRPGALEFLEAIVTADIPCVMVTMSYRRLAEAVIAACPTGSFAGLVSGDEVSVGKPDPAPYLEGAALLGLEPGACVALEDSKPGLASAEAAGTIAIGIPHLVQLEARPGRILWSSLEGRTVDDLRELTSRLSV from the coding sequence ATGACGAATCCTGCCGCAGTCCTCTGGGACATGGACGGAACTCTGGTCGATACGGAACCGTATTGGATCAGGGCCGAGACCGAACTGATGAACGCACACGGAATCGAGTGGAGCGAAGAGCAGGGCCTTGAGTTCGTGGGCAACGATCTGCTGACCTCGGCGGCGATGATGCAGGACGCCGGGCTCGACCTTCCAGCTGGGGTCATCGTCGAGACTCTCCTCAACGAGGTCGTCACACAGATCACGGAAAGCGTGCCGTTTCGGCCCGGTGCACTTGAGTTCCTCGAAGCGATCGTGACCGCGGACATTCCGTGTGTCATGGTCACGATGTCCTATCGACGACTCGCCGAGGCGGTGATCGCGGCGTGCCCGACCGGCAGCTTCGCCGGGCTCGTCTCCGGCGATGAGGTCAGTGTCGGCAAACCCGACCCTGCCCCCTATCTCGAAGGTGCGGCACTGCTTGGCCTCGAACCCGGAGCCTGTGTGGCGCTCGAGGATTCGAAGCCCGGTCTCGCCAGCGCGGAGGCGGCAGGCACGATCGCGATCGGCATCCCGCACCTGGTTCAGCTCGAGGCCCGGCCCGGCCGAATCCTGTGGTCGAGTCTCGAGGGGCGGACCGTGGACGATCTGAGAGAGCTCACGTCCCGACTATCCGTGTGA
- a CDS encoding site-2 protease family protein, with protein sequence MAAKNHQTGASSGLRLGTVLGAPVILAWSWFLAAIVITILFAPWLNTVRPDLGVWAWFVAFAYAVLLFASVFLHELAHGVAGQFYGLKVAAIELNLWGGFTRFEPQVENPRDKAAFTSFVISIVGPIVNIVLALLGWWCLSAVTPTSVPWLLLIAVTFANVALGAINLLPGIPLDGGWALQALMWRLTGSQYLGTIVASWVGRVIAVGFIGWSVITPLLAGERPDPLQVAWMSLIAIMLWFSAGDAATHAKRARKMETYELSQVIQPAIAATWDADLADTLDYANTLGNAKERTLIVVLDQKGLPYGLVDRHAAAGRLAESLEPIPAGEVARQLAGWIGVPKDITAPHLLESLTHRPKAQFSLVMDGNTLVGVIDLQEFFDELLAA encoded by the coding sequence ATGGCCGCGAAAAATCACCAGACAGGTGCCTCTTCGGGCTTGCGCCTGGGGACTGTTCTCGGCGCCCCGGTGATCCTGGCCTGGTCGTGGTTCCTGGCCGCCATCGTCATCACGATCCTGTTCGCCCCATGGCTGAACACCGTCCGTCCCGACCTCGGCGTCTGGGCCTGGTTCGTGGCCTTCGCATACGCGGTCCTGCTCTTCGCCTCCGTCTTCCTCCATGAGCTGGCGCACGGCGTGGCGGGCCAGTTCTACGGGCTCAAGGTCGCCGCGATCGAATTGAATCTCTGGGGCGGATTCACACGGTTCGAACCGCAGGTCGAGAATCCACGCGACAAGGCAGCGTTCACGAGCTTCGTCATCTCCATCGTCGGCCCGATCGTCAACATCGTGCTGGCGCTGCTGGGCTGGTGGTGCTTGAGCGCGGTCACGCCGACCTCGGTGCCGTGGCTGCTGCTCATCGCCGTGACCTTCGCCAACGTCGCCCTCGGCGCCATCAACCTGCTGCCCGGAATCCCGCTCGACGGCGGCTGGGCGCTGCAGGCGCTGATGTGGCGCCTGACCGGTTCGCAGTACCTGGGCACGATCGTGGCGAGCTGGGTCGGTCGGGTCATCGCCGTCGGATTCATCGGCTGGTCGGTCATCACACCGCTCCTGGCGGGAGAACGTCCGGATCCGCTGCAGGTGGCTTGGATGTCACTCATCGCCATCATGCTCTGGTTCTCCGCGGGTGACGCCGCAACGCATGCAAAGCGGGCCCGGAAGATGGAGACCTACGAGCTCTCACAGGTCATCCAGCCGGCTATCGCCGCCACCTGGGACGCCGATCTCGCCGACACGCTCGACTACGCGAACACGCTGGGCAACGCGAAGGAACGCACCCTCATCGTCGTCCTCGACCAGAAGGGCCTGCCCTACGGACTCGTCGACCGGCACGCCGCGGCGGGACGCCTGGCCGAGTCATTGGAGCCGATTCCCGCCGGAGAAGTCGCCCGACAGCTGGCCGGCTGGATCGGCGTGCCCAAGGACATCACCGCACCCCATCTGCTCGAGTCGCTGACCCACCGCCCCAAGGCGCAGTTCAGCCTGGTCATGGACGGAAACACCCTCGTCGGCGTCATCGACCTGCAGGAATTCTTCGACGAGCTTCTCGCAGCCTGA
- a CDS encoding proteasome assembly chaperone family protein, with product MTFLPSGSGALVFIAFEGQDADASEAASSLVKDIIEAWRLNDSEILDTDGFYEFRFSEPEIVRDEANRASIAWPGIEVHRGHHLGTPVTVVHGHEPGLKWREFLSLVLSDVTAEDSVVLLGGLHAEVPHTRPLPVVTNTEDARLAAKLGIEVNGYEGPIGILGLLGVECDRRGLHAVNLWVGVPDYLTDSPSPKAELALASAVERITGLEIDIPILEEESRAWELGADELVALNPHLVELLKGLEQLNDSTELPEASGDAIAAEFERYLRKRGRDR from the coding sequence ATGACATTTCTTCCATCAGGGTCCGGGGCACTCGTGTTCATCGCCTTCGAGGGACAGGACGCGGATGCCTCTGAGGCCGCAAGTTCGCTGGTCAAGGACATCATCGAGGCATGGCGCCTCAACGACAGTGAGATCTTGGACACCGACGGGTTCTACGAGTTCAGATTCTCAGAACCTGAGATCGTGCGCGACGAAGCGAATCGAGCCTCGATTGCCTGGCCGGGAATCGAAGTCCATCGCGGACACCATCTGGGCACGCCGGTCACCGTCGTCCATGGGCACGAGCCCGGCCTGAAATGGCGGGAGTTCCTGTCGCTGGTCCTCTCCGACGTCACGGCCGAAGATTCGGTGGTCCTGCTCGGCGGCCTGCACGCCGAGGTTCCCCACACGCGACCACTGCCCGTCGTGACCAACACTGAGGATGCACGTCTCGCGGCGAAGCTGGGCATCGAGGTCAACGGCTACGAAGGGCCGATCGGCATTCTCGGCCTCCTCGGCGTCGAATGCGACAGGAGAGGCCTGCATGCGGTCAACCTGTGGGTGGGCGTGCCCGACTATCTCACCGATTCCCCGTCGCCCAAGGCTGAACTGGCGCTGGCGTCTGCGGTGGAGCGGATCACGGGACTCGAGATCGACATCCCCATCCTCGAGGAGGAGAGTCGGGCCTGGGAGCTCGGCGCCGATGAACTCGTTGCCCTCAACCCCCACCTCGTGGAGCTGCTCAAGGGCCTCGAGCAGCTCAATGACTCCACGGAGCTGCCCGAGGCCAGTGGTGACGCGATCGCCGCCGAGTTCGAACGCTATCTGCGCAAGCGCGGTCGCGACAGATAG
- a CDS encoding RecB family exonuclease produces MAELISLSPSRANDFVQCPLKFRFRSIDKLPEPPSQAGFRGTVVHSVLEKLFERPAAQRTQDVAESLLRPSWDELVEKDPNVLEIFNDEGEKETFFTSASRLLQSYFTLEFPEHLEPDETEKYVRTHLDNGLELRGFIDRVDVAPGGEKRLVDYKTGKQPKPQYGREANFQMGFYALVEYRLTGELVHTLQLMYLGSQSILKSHPTMSDIERTEFEIESIWKDIIASAETDRWRPKKSPLCNWCTFKPLCPAWGNTPPPTPEITRIVGT; encoded by the coding sequence ATGGCCGAGCTGATCAGTCTTTCGCCCTCCCGGGCCAATGACTTCGTACAATGTCCCTTGAAATTTCGTTTCCGCAGCATCGACAAGTTGCCGGAGCCGCCCTCGCAGGCCGGGTTCAGAGGCACCGTCGTCCACTCCGTCCTCGAAAAGCTCTTCGAGCGTCCAGCGGCCCAGCGGACGCAGGACGTCGCCGAGTCCTTGCTGCGCCCCAGCTGGGACGAACTGGTGGAGAAGGACCCGAACGTGCTCGAGATCTTCAACGACGAAGGAGAGAAGGAGACATTCTTCACAAGTGCGAGCAGGCTGCTGCAGTCGTACTTCACACTCGAGTTCCCCGAGCATCTCGAACCGGACGAGACGGAGAAGTACGTTCGCACCCACCTCGACAACGGTCTCGAACTGCGTGGATTCATCGATCGCGTCGACGTGGCACCGGGCGGAGAGAAGCGCCTGGTCGACTACAAGACCGGAAAGCAGCCCAAACCCCAGTACGGCCGCGAGGCGAACTTTCAGATGGGCTTCTACGCCCTCGTCGAATACCGCCTCACCGGTGAGCTCGTGCACACCCTCCAGCTCATGTACCTGGGTTCGCAGTCCATCCTGAAGTCCCACCCCACGATGAGCGACATCGAACGCACCGAGTTCGAGATCGAGTCGATCTGGAAGGACATCATCGCCTCTGCCGAAACGGATCGTTGGCGTCCGAAGAAGTCTCCCCTGTGCAACTGGTGCACGTTCAAACCGCTGTGCCCGGCATGGGGCAACACTCCCCCACCGACGCCGGAGATCACACGGATAGTCGGGACGTGA